The segment TCGTAACATCCGTTCGCACCAGGAGACCATGCTGTATGGAAAACGACTCTGCCAAGAAGCGGCAACGTGCAGAAAAGATTGATAAAAAAGTTTTAAGGGAACTGATTTCGAAGGGCAAGGAAGAGGGGTTTCTGACCTACGAGGAGCTCAATCAGGTTCTCCCCGAGGACATGCTCTCCAGCGACCAGATCGATGAAACCATCATGATGTTCGATGACCTGGACATCGAGATCGTCGATGAAAACAAGCACAAGATCGGGGAGGTCAGCACCAAAGGCAAGGATCGCAAGAGCGAATTGCAGCAGCAGGAACGCGAAAACAAGGCGATGGCGGAGTTCGGCACGGTGACCGACCCCGTGAAGATGTACCTGCGCGAGATGGGGCTGGTGACCCTGCTGAGCCGTGAGGGCGAGATCGAAATCGCCAAGAAGATCGAGGCCGGCGAGCAGGAGG is part of the Desulfobacteraceae bacterium genome and harbors:
- a CDS encoding RNA polymerase sigma factor RpoD, which produces MENDSAKKRQRAEKIDKKVLRELISKGKEEGFLTYEELNQVLPEDMLSSDQIDETIMMFDDLDIEIVDENKHKIGEVSTKGKDRKSELQQQERENKAMAEFGTVTDPVKMYLREMGLVTLLSREGEIEIAKKIEAGEQEVLKGLLETSIGVESILGLGELIEGGSLRPKHVLRDLDEGDAQLEESEQTDNFIATINAIQQIDLENKAFRERLFTETLPPDEQRRLRRCIVRRNNKIFQLL